The stretch of DNA GATTCTTTTTGCTCGAACACTACTTGACGTATTCGAATACAAATAAATGATTTGGACACTGGCTTCATTCGAAcaagatcaaataaattatcttCGTTCAAGTTAAATTTCCATAATATCTTAATAGCTACCCAACTGTTCAAACAGTATTTGTTCAGTTTGAACagtattttgggacaaaaatattttgtacccgaaaataattttagttcaaATGGGTTGGCTagatttcgtccctaaaagtttttttattttcgatgaaaaaaaaaattgtctccTAAAACTGTTTGAGACGGACCTTTTGGGACGAATTAGAGACGAAAAAATTGTCTCTGAAAGTCTTTGGGACAAAAAATCCATGCTCTTGTAGTGATAGTCAATCGATCGAAAGTGTTGGATCAAAGCAAATCACCTTGGTGATTCCCTCTTAGCTCCAGCAGGGAACATAAGACCACAGCTATGGTTCATTgcttattattactattattctACCCTCACTTCCTTCGAGCATTGCATTAACTGTAGTAGGTACTTGTATGTATCACTCTACCTTCTCCTCTCTTGTATTTATGACTAATTTTAATACATTTcttttacaataaaaacaatatataaggCACAAATCAAGCAAAATGACCCCATATGTGGGACCTTATTATACACAGTACCAATCAATTAGTTGGATAACCTTTTGATCCAATCAATTGAGAATGCTCTAATATTCAAGtctccttttgaaaaataaattattaaatccTCAACCCTGTTTGATCTCTTCCACTTGCATGGGTCTTATGGGTATATCTTACTCTACTACAAAAGTACTTTTCTTAATTTCACTAACAGATGGAGATCTTTGAATTGGCACCGTTTGGAGATAATCTTAATGTGATTGGATTAGGTGTGTGGTAACAAGTGCAAAGAGAAGTTTAGGGTTTATGTTTACAATTTTGTTAGTAGACTAATAAAACTGAATTTAGGAGTGCAATGATAGCTTGAGTTGATTTTGAGCATAGGACGGGCCGGCAAGCATAGATAATTTAGAAATCACCATATATGTGCTCTTTAGATAATAAACTAGAAAGAAGGGAAATGATAGAGATACAACTAGCCACCATTCCTGCTCCTGTCCTCGCTTGGGCAGGTGGCTATTTTCCCCTGGCCCAAGCCTTGCCCATAACCAGTGTCAATTCCCCCCGCTGATCGATTGGGTGGACTAGTACTACCACCATATAGTCACCCCATTGAACCTTGAGATCGCAAAGTATCCCGCATCCAACTCATTATAGACCAGTAAAAACATCACAAATACAAACAAGCACAAACAACCCATTAGACGACCTCTGTCGTGAGTCTCAATGACgataagagaagaaaaaaagggggCAAgctagaggaggaggaggaggagcagaAATAATGTTAAAAGAGAAGGACATGAAGTAGAAATAAGAGTGGAGAGagataaagaagaagagaagagacgAAAGAGAGAATAAATGGTGTTAAAATGGTTCGGATTTGTTGCGCAATGGACAACAATCAACCTTGTTTTTGGTAGTATACCCGTAGAAAACCTATCTACTTGTATTTTGCATATTGATAGCAGGAATGATCCTCTCCCAACTAGCTTGTAATTTCCCTTATTTATGAAAGCATGCttgatagaaaaagaaaatggttagggttttttatttcattttttggtatgtatataatatatatacatgcagccTAGTAAAGGCAGGTGATCAGTTGCCCGCCTATCCCTTAGTGGGACTGGTGGAATGGGTAGGCGTGGCAGCCCGATGACCTGCCCTCCACGGTCCACCCCCTAGATACAACTATTCATGGATAAAGGCAGGGctctctaataaaataatttttttctgaattcaaatatatatatatatatatatatcaacataaaaaaaaaatcaaataatctaaaagaattcatttatatattttactatataGTTGTGTAAAAGTTGTACAATAGTTATATGTTTACTATTTTGTAAAGATAATGCAAGACATATATAGAGTTGTAATAAGACATATATAGTAGTGGGTTAAAGTGGTAAGGGGTGACCCCGCCACCCCTATCACTTATTGCAATGGACGTCAACTATCCTATATGTCGAGTAACTaaagatcgatatatatatacaaattaagaaggtAAAACCCAACCAAAGTTTGAtcgataaaaagaaaatattttataatataatatagctTATAATGTCAGATATTTCATGATATTCTTATTAGATTGTCTTCAAATGGGAGATATTCttaattcactacaagaaaaatgaatatttgtgaTCATTTTATTGCGATGAAAAacattatttacgataaaaatagacttattttaattaaaaattataataattttgttataagtaatttgtcacaaataaacaattttcttgtaatattcCATTAACTCAAGTATACGCGCGATCAAAAGCATGCTCTGTTGGTTTGTTGGTCGAGAAGTTTGCTTTGTTCatgaaaattcgaaaaaaaactatatattgggagcatatatatttatttatactctTCTCGAAGAACTAGGTAATCACGTGGAGGTCCTAGTACTATCCATAGCAGTATCCAGACAATAACTTAGAGAGATTAAATAGGAATCTCATGTACTCCTTCTTTATGGATTTTTCCTTTCGCCAGTTTGGTTAATTTAGATTTTCAACGTGTTGCTCATTGAAATTAGATAAGGTTTGATGATACAAATTAGATAATTTTGTAAGTAAATGCTAATATACTATCGTACAATAGTGTATTAGCAATTAGCATTTACGTTACTAATTCGAGAgaattcagtattttttttgttatataattgaTCAACTCAATAATAGTTTGCGATTGCGAATAATAATAACcagtaatactagatataattaCAGATTATATATGTAAGTGCCGTgcatttttttagaagtaagtgaagtctattattaaaaaaattaatttataatcataGAATACACAAGCACACTTTTTGAATggtaaaacttatataaaaaaaaattaattttttaataataaatcttattgcACTTTCACAATCAATTACTATATCCAACGCTAGCTAGCATTAATCAtttagagaaataaaaatagaattttactattcatcatctccgCACCCACATGtacatattacatttatttttatttattttaatttttttaattttattctttttaaactaatttaattcttttattcatcatctatatactatatatttaataaaaaaataaaaaataaaaaaatatattaaatgacgTGTGAAATGATCAataaaacttttcataaaaataaataaatttaatgatttatattgtatttttatcCAATCGTACGTAATATTACTATATACGTGATGTACATAAAATAAAGTCGTATGGtgaaagtcatcattattatcatcattGCAATGGAGATGTATCACTGGCACATGTACTCATGAATACTTTTTTTCTTGGATATAAGATGATGAGTAGTGGTGCCCAATCACAGtcccattttaatttttgggtcCTACAACTGAGACAGAGGTATCACGGATGGTCCTATCAATTGCCTCGTGAAACGCGACTCACCCAGCTTCCTCACTCATGATCACTGTGTCTGCGTCTGTGTCTGCAATCTCAGCACCTCTGATCTACCCATGTTAAATAGGGCCTTTAACTTTAATTATGGTTTAATCATTTCATTCCCAAGATCAAAGGGTCATAAAAAGGCAATCACCTTTTTCTCTGTAGAAAGACcattttcttgatcttctttttcTCGTCTCCCGCCGTTAGTAAAACTATCCTCACCATTTGACTATTTAcgtgcatatacatatatatatatatataatatatcccTTTTTACCTTCtgcttttttatataatctatatgCATGCTTACATACATTCGATgtactatttttataaacataattGTAATTGGAGAATGAGCTCAAAAGGCTACAAAAAGTCACACAATCCTACACATTCTGGCAGAAAGCAGCTCACTGCTGCCTTACACACACTTCTACAACAGTGCGTTGGATGTATGTGTgtgagaaggagagggagagagagagagacagcgaTGGCCCATCTAAATCTATGGCTGACCGACTTTGAGGATACGATAGAGCAGATAAAAGAGACTATGCGTAAGACTACGCGCGACTGGAAAGATATATAGTGAACCgaaatagaatatataatataagatgagatattctTTTTAGCCTTCACGGTTTTTGGTGTTTTCTTTTTGGAGATCAAACAAACAAAGCAAACTAGATCGATCCCGGTTAGAAGATTCCGAGgctctagtgtttttttttttgtttgagagGGTGTTTAGATTCAAGCTTAAGTTGggtttttttcttgtcttttggCAGAATCGGAGCGTCAGAGATTTGAATATTACCAAAGATTTATCTGTTTCTGTTTGGAAAACCcttgttttcttcttcagtaACCTCGCCGTCTTAAGCTTTTGAAAGATAGCTAGTTGTTTTGCTTTAACTCGTTTTGAATTCAAGTCAAAATGATGTCTGGTGATGCTTTTTCATTACCCTCCTCCATCGGAGCGTTTGCTCAAGAACAGAATGCAATCCCTAACCCTAAAACTGATCCTAATCCAGCTACCAGGAAGAAGAGAAATCTACCGGGAACACCGGGTAAGGCATGCTCTTTATTTCGttgttttaatttctattaagAATCTcgtttatttcttttctttttcttcgtaACAGATCCAGATGCTGAGGTTATGGCTCTTTCACCGAAGACTCTCATGGCAACAAACCGATTCATCTGCGAGATATGCAATAAAGGCTTCCAGAGAGATCAGAATCTACAACTTCACCGTAGGGGTCACAATCTTCCATGGAAACTTAGGCAAAGGACGAACAAAGAGGTCCGGAAAAAGGTCTATATTTGTCCGGAAAAATCCTGCGTCCACCACGATCCATCTAGAGCTCTCGGGGACCTCACCGGTATAAAGAAACATTACAGCAGAAAACATGGCGAGAAGAAATGGAAGTGCGAGAAATGTTCAAAGAAATACGCAGTTCAATCTGACTGGAAAGCTCATTCTAAGACCTGTGGAACTAGGGAGTACAAGTGCGACTGTGGAACCCTTTTTTCCAGGTATTTGTTAAATATCACCACGTTCAGcttgctcttttttctttctgaatCTTGGATGATGGATACGTTGTAGTAGAAATTAATGCTCACGTCGAGGCTTTCGTTTCTTTAAGATTGTATTAAATGCAACCTTATGATTAGGTAATAAATGGggtttgctattttttttctctcatttaaacAGGAAGGATAGCTTCATCACCCACAGAGCATTTTGTGATGCCTTAGCTGACGAAAGTGTTAGGCTTACATCACTTGCTGCTACGAATCTGAGTTTCAGAAATGATTCGCTGAATGAGACTGTAATAAATCCTCAACCGGGTTTGCCACATGGTTTGTCCGGCCGGGGAGTTCAAGATGCTGCTGGAATTTCGCAATTTGCTCCGGTGTTTCGAGCAGATTTCAACGGCATGGCCATTGGCAGCTCTCTTGGCTTGGATCAGCAGAAGCCCAGATTATCACTGTGGCTTAACCAGGCAAATTCTCAGGTTAATTCCAGCCATGACATGGTGACTGGTACTCATCTATACGGCTCATCATGTTCTACTGGTTTTCCTGATATGGTGCAAGCTGCAGCATCGACCAATCTCTTTAATTCATCTTCGGTAGCTAATTTTGTAAACTTCAATCAGTTCCAAGCTTTTGATAAGAGTGTTCCAACTTCGGCAAACGCAACTGTCTCTTTAACAGCACCGCCTAATGAATTGAAAGGGGAGGGAGCTGGGAGCAAAGGAAATTTGGTGGAAACCCTATCCTCAATTTACTCTGACAGCCAAAACAAGCCATCAAAACCAGCTACGCCATTGTCCGCCACTGCGCTTTTGCAGAAAGCAGCGCAGATGGGTTCTACAACAAGCAACCCATCACTCTTCTGTAGCAGTTTTGGAGTAATGAGCTCCTCTTCTTCCAGCGCAACGAGCTTCGATACTCTCAACCAAAACAGAAATGAGCTGCACCAGGTCTTTCAAAATTCCAGGCAGCCAGAGAATTTCAGATCAGCTGGAAGCTTGGCCAGGGCTGATGGAATGTCAAGCAGCTCGAATTTGATCTCATTAACAAGTTCATCATCAAACAGTTTTGATCAGCTCATGATGCAGACAAGTACTGGAACACAAAATGAGCAAGTTCCGTTAAAGTATCATCGAGGCTCAAAAGGGATTGAAAACAGTCTAACAAGGGACTTTCTTGGCGTGGGACGGAGAGAATCTCAACGCTCGTTCTTACCACAGGAGCTAGCAAACTTTGCTTCAATGGGCTCAGCTATGGGTTTGAGCCAATTCAATGGCAACCACTGAAGTCAGTTATCAGCCAAGGAGGACATGTTGTTGTATGAAAGGAAGCCAAAGATATGACAATTAAGGTTGATGTTGACATATATTATTGCAATTTCATGCTGgaaaagtttgcttcaatgggcTTGAAACAATTCACTGGCAAGCACTGAAGTCAGTTATCAGTCAAGGAGGACATTTTGTATTACAGGAAGTGAAAGATATTGGTACACATGCACTTGAGGTTAATTTGTTACATACAATTCCTCTGtgagtgtgtgtgcatgtgagagagagagagagagagagagagaggtgggtgGGGGTCCATTGCATGTCTGAAATGACTGAACAAAGAGCGAACTCCAAGTCATGCATGTTCTTCGTTGTTGCTGTTGTCTCTATCGATTTTCCTTGTCTTTTTTTCTTCGCTGTTACTATTgtcgttgttgttgttgttttatactatatatatatgctacttttctttttatatatctctGTTTGCTCCATTCTTTTAACGAATATTGAAGTACTGCACCTAAAACTACGTTATGTAGTTGACCGTCCGTCAAAGTAATCCGGCTAGCTACCTCGTCAACTTCGGTGGGTTTCTAGACTTCAGAGAAACGTTTGTATTACTCACAAGTCTGCAACTTGCTCAAGGCGGCTAGCTTTAACCTAAATGTCCAccattttctttagtttatcatttaattattattattcataaatattactttattaGTTTTAAGGTCGAGGCCTAAGAGTTTAGCCTTTATATGTCTCTAATTTGTCCTTTTGCCTGGGGACCAAGCTTAGTGTTAGTGACTGTTGAAATTGATAGGCAGAATCTAGGTGCTGCGGTACTAAGTCCCTAAGAAATGACGAAATTTCTGGGGTTGACTATATATGCCCATTCCAAAGGTAAGAAAATGTAAAACGTTTCAGACCAGACGAATATTAATAaggttttgaagaatttttagaggaaattatcttaattaaagaGATTAGTTTTAAGGGATTTTATTTCCATAATCAATATTAACCATTTTACTTGAAAAGTATACGTATCCCTTAAAAGTTGGTTTGACTTGACTTTGGACATTGAAGTTAGaggtgacaatatgtgatacGATTCATTAATATTTCAATACGAATATGACATGAAATTAACAGGTTTAGGTTTGATATTAATAGGTTCGGATCAAAACTTATTGATCCGTTAAGACATGATTTATTAATGGGTCACTAATAGGTTAACCCGTTTAACCAGTTAGTGACCCGTTTAGAcacgttaaatttttttactcaaaattataattatatcatttttaaactaaaaacaaaaatattctaaccctattttttatttcttaactctctctctctctctctctctctctcaattttcagTTGAGTTAGTTCTCATGAGTCACGAATGCCTCATACACTTCCtctagattgtaattttgatttttttattgttagaattgtaattttagacttatcatgtcgttagttttatatttttaagagatattgtgattttaaattttatataaaattatattaattaggtcaaatgaattatttggataaatttaacttatttaCTTAAACAGGTCGTGTCGATATAGTTTTAATTAACTCATAATGGGTAGGTCATGTCAACCCATTGttttaatgggtcgtgttaggatttgaaaatttgactcGTTAAACTTAACGGATCGTGTTCAGTTTAAcctatatcatataatatatagaacttgACACGACACAAATACAACTGGTTAACACAATTTGTCACTCCTAGTTGGAGCCACCGTATATATAGGTTTCTCAAACATCCATTATTTTTGtcggaaagaagaagaaagagataaGGTAGAAAGCTCGGAATTACTAATTAAGatccaaagaatattttggaaTGTGGATGCTTGGAACTTGAGTGCCTGAACACAgttgatgcatgcatgtttgtaATATGTTTCCATAAGTAGTTAACTAGCTTCCACATGCATCTgccaagaaattaagaaaatccaGGAAAAAAACACACGAATCATCGGTTCGTTTTGAAAGTATTATAGAAGAACCGGCCTATATTGACACAaacagaaaaaaggaaaaaaaagtaaaaaaaacagaaccggcctgtagttttttttttttttttttgcctttctaCTTTGGTTTATCAACAACGTCCCTTGTATTCTGGGTACTGACTCTAGTGTTGTCCCCCATCAAACAGTTCATATTTTGTAGGcactatactttttttatattaattaggtaGACCGTCCCTTGGATTAGGAGATCGAGAGTGTCCACGTACGAAAAGAACGGAAACTTTTATTGGTACCTATAATTTGCAGGACCAGCTTTTTGGGATCACCTGGGTCGGGCGAAGAGCATCCCAGGTGATCCCAAaactttttttctaaattttttcttaaattttattcctATTTCCAAAACTTTCAACATCTCAATCTCTgttctttttctatatattctattaaaatattttttttctattttttttattatttctttctcacaGCTTTCTTTTACAGTATTAACCGCTCGCtcttttaacattttctttttttttgaactattactctctagtaaatatttttaaaaaaatttaaattatttttttacgaatacgataaatattttcaaaattattttcttttaagaaaaatataattttttttgtcaaaatttgcTTTTTCcaacaataatattttgtagtggttaaaatttaaaaattagtagGGAATTCAAATCGTATATAGCACTGTGGAAATTTATGTTTGTTAATCaaaattagttaatttttttagtaaaaatggttttattcaatattattgaaagatataaaaatataatcatcctcacattaacaaaaacaaaataaaaattgatttttatgatatttttctaatttttaaaacaaagtaggaataataaatatatctaaatgtattattaaatttggaataaaaaaatcaaaagaatgaTTTAGGATATGTACAGTTGCTCCCCAAATTTGTGGAG from Juglans regia cultivar Chandler chromosome 4, Walnut 2.0, whole genome shotgun sequence encodes:
- the LOC109011162 gene encoding zinc finger protein JACKDAW-like, which produces MMSGDAFSLPSSIGAFAQEQNAIPNPKTDPNPATRKKRNLPGTPDPDAEVMALSPKTLMATNRFICEICNKGFQRDQNLQLHRRGHNLPWKLRQRTNKEVRKKVYICPEKSCVHHDPSRALGDLTGIKKHYSRKHGEKKWKCEKCSKKYAVQSDWKAHSKTCGTREYKCDCGTLFSRKDSFITHRAFCDALADESVRLTSLAATNLSFRNDSLNETVINPQPGLPHGLSGRGVQDAAGISQFAPVFRADFNGMAIGSSLGLDQQKPRLSLWLNQANSQVNSSHDMVTGTHLYGSSCSTGFPDMVQAAASTNLFNSSSVANFVNFNQFQAFDKSVPTSANATVSLTAPPNELKGEGAGSKGNLVETLSSIYSDSQNKPSKPATPLSATALLQKAAQMGSTTSNPSLFCSSFGVMSSSSSSATSFDTLNQNRNELHQVFQNSRQPENFRSAGSLARADGMSSSSNLISLTSSSSNSFDQLMMQTSTGTQNEQVPLKYHRGSKGIENSLTRDFLGVGRRESQRSFLPQELANFASMGSAMGLSQFNGNH